One window of the Dreissena polymorpha isolate Duluth1 chromosome 5, UMN_Dpol_1.0, whole genome shotgun sequence genome contains the following:
- the LOC127831215 gene encoding DNA repair protein REV1-like has product MADTDDTSTSLPCRDDSETQYFETGLSPKEEFSENLKDFSGMETSLQHNGPAENFHAKAQSRSPAKAGDPKFLSEYYGNSRLHFLSTWKAEFKEYINAIQKKGDNFPGREKLRHVVQSREANASQSEHSHFTYVKKSHERCIMHIDMDCFFVSVGLLKRPDLIGKPVAVTHSLGKGATVDPRSDLGFERREWAKNVSNQKREKSGLNAKMDSLNEENMSFPDQSESDTDDDVTDDVTDVSNFSRTSESFHSMAELASCSYEARKAGG; this is encoded by the exons ATGGCAGACACGGATGACACATCAACCAGTCTACCATGTAGAGATGACTCAGAGACACAATACTTTGAGACTGGACTTTCCCCCAAAGAGGAATTCTCTGAGAATTTGAAAGACTTTAGTGGAATGGAAACCAGTCTGCAGCATAATGGGCCAGCAGAGAATTTCCATGCAAAGGCACAGTCCAGATCCCCTGCAAAAGCTGGTGACCCAAAGTTCCTTAGCGAATATTATGGGAATTCGAGACTCCATTTTCTATCCACATGGAAAGCAGAATTCAAAGAATATATAAATGCGATTCAAAAGAAGGGAGATAATTTTCCAGGGAGGGAAAAACTTAGGCATGTTGTGCAATCAAGGGAGGCAAACGCTTCCCAGTCTGAGCACAGCCACTTCACTTATGTGAAGAAATCTCATGAACGGTGCATTATGCATATTGACATGGATTGCTTTTTCGTTTCCGTTGGTCTTCTTAAAAGACCAGACCTTATTGGGAAGCCTGTGGCAGTGACACATTCTCTGGGTAAAGGGGCCACGGTTGATCCAAGGTCAGATCTGGGGTTTGAAAGGAGGGagtgggcaaaaaatgtgtccaaTCAGAAGAGAGAAAAATCTGGTTTGAATGCTAAGATGGACAGTTTAAATGAAg AGAACATGAGCTTCCCTGACCAATCAGAAtctgacactgatgatgatgtcACTGATGATGTCACAGATGTCAGCAATTTCTCCAGGACATCTGAATCATTTCACTCCATGGCAGAATTAGCATCCTGCAGCTATGAAGCAAGAAAA GCAGGTGGTTGA